A stretch of Chitinophagaceae bacterium DNA encodes these proteins:
- a CDS encoding tetratricopeptide repeat protein encodes MKKLKFTLILLSSLMTVGLVNAQGIEEGKRFLYYEKFISAKNVFQGLLGANPANEEAAYWLGQTLLAPDEDKDLAGARAVYAKALAANPNSALLNAGMGHVELLEGKTQEARNHFETAISLSKGKSIEVLDAVGFANGDFDSKLGDGAYAVEKLQQATSIKGFKDARILTDLGDAYRKVGDGGSAQRTYEAALAIDPRYARAKYRIGRIYQSQGETQKDIFLGYYNEAIALDPAYTRVYFTLHQYYYETDVVKSAEYLNKYLASKGSDETNACFLQAQMKYAQGLFAETVTAANSCIASTPNPYPNLYGLVAYSSYKLGDSLGAKNAFEQYFQKQKPDKIGVRDRFTYGEVLLKFPGSEALAGTYIQQAVDQDSTEAGKVALLKSVASTYEKRGQYTEAGDWYKKVLNIKKTPTKNEIYNAGYSYYRIGKFAQASEVFDIYTQKYPDDIFGYYMMGKCYWGIDTTMVFGLANNAFAKAIQVGEAYPDKSKILAQLMGSYKYMIAYGANIEKNKELALSFADKALLVDATDQEVLTNKDIISKITFKPNTKPANKADKVIMGADGSITATGSDGSSTVITKEGKITTIKDGITTIIENGKVTMIGKDGKVINPTPPAPPAKPAKPKPGSGTAPKKK; translated from the coding sequence ATGAAGAAGTTAAAATTTACACTGATCCTGTTGAGCAGTTTAATGACAGTGGGCCTGGTCAATGCACAAGGCATTGAAGAGGGAAAGCGGTTCTTGTACTATGAAAAGTTCATCAGTGCAAAAAATGTGTTCCAGGGTTTACTGGGTGCAAACCCGGCAAATGAGGAAGCTGCTTACTGGCTGGGACAAACATTATTGGCCCCGGATGAGGATAAGGATCTTGCTGGCGCCCGGGCAGTGTACGCAAAGGCATTGGCTGCAAATCCCAACAGCGCTTTGCTCAATGCCGGCATGGGTCATGTGGAATTGCTGGAAGGAAAGACACAGGAAGCCCGTAACCATTTTGAAACAGCCATCAGCCTGAGCAAGGGAAAGAGCATTGAGGTGCTGGATGCCGTTGGGTTTGCCAATGGCGATTTTGATTCAAAACTGGGTGATGGGGCCTATGCGGTGGAAAAACTGCAACAGGCTACCAGCATAAAGGGATTTAAAGATGCCCGTATCCTCACAGACCTGGGCGATGCATACCGTAAAGTGGGCGACGGCGGATCTGCACAGCGTACCTATGAAGCGGCACTGGCCATTGATCCAAGGTATGCAAGGGCCAAATACCGGATCGGGAGGATCTACCAGTCACAGGGCGAAACACAAAAAGATATTTTCCTCGGGTATTATAATGAAGCCATTGCGTTGGATCCGGCCTATACCCGTGTGTATTTTACGTTGCATCAGTATTACTATGAAACAGATGTTGTAAAGTCTGCAGAATACCTGAACAAATACCTGGCATCAAAAGGTTCCGATGAAACAAATGCCTGCTTCCTGCAGGCCCAGATGAAATATGCCCAGGGCTTATTTGCCGAAACGGTTACTGCTGCAAACAGCTGCATTGCATCAACGCCAAATCCATATCCAAACCTGTATGGACTGGTAGCGTATTCATCGTACAAACTGGGCGATTCTTTAGGTGCAAAGAATGCCTTTGAACAGTATTTTCAAAAGCAAAAGCCGGATAAGATAGGAGTACGTGACAGGTTCACGTACGGAGAGGTTTTGTTGAAGTTCCCGGGTAGCGAAGCCCTTGCCGGAACGTATATTCAGCAGGCGGTTGACCAGGACAGCACGGAAGCCGGTAAAGTGGCCTTATTAAAATCGGTGGCTTCCACGTACGAAAAAAGGGGCCAATATACCGAAGCGGGGGATTGGTATAAAAAAGTGCTGAACATAAAAAAGACTCCTACCAAAAATGAAATATATAATGCAGGTTATAGCTATTACCGAATTGGAAAGTTTGCGCAGGCAAGTGAGGTATTCGATATCTACACCCAAAAATACCCCGACGATATTTTTGGATATTATATGATGGGTAAATGTTATTGGGGTATTGATACCACGATGGTTTTTGGCCTGGCCAATAACGCTTTTGCAAAGGCAATACAGGTAGGGGAAGCCTATCCGGATAAGTCCAAGATTTTAGCACAACTGATGGGTAGCTATAAATATATGATCGCTTACGGGGCTAATATTGAAAAAAATAAAGAGTTGGCTTTAAGTTTTGCCGATAAGGCATTATTGGTAGACGCTACTGATCAGGAAGTGCTTACCAATAAAGATATTATTTCTAAAATAACTTTCAAGCCCAATACAAAACCGGCAAACAAGGCCGATAAAGTTATCATGGGTGCCGATGGGTCAATTACTGCAACAGGGAGCGACGGATCAAGTACCGTAATTACCAAAGAAGGTAAAATAACCACCATAAAAGACGGCATCACCACCATCATAGAGAACGGGAAAGTGACCATGATCGGAAAAGACGGAAAGGTGATAAATCCAACACCCCCTGCACCTCCCGCCAAGCCGGCAAAACCAAAGCCCGGTAGCGGCACGGCTCCAAAAAAAAAGTAA
- a CDS encoding NADH-quinone oxidoreductase subunit B, translated as MSRPVQYNTHIKFEGIPEGYMGEGFMATNLEKVVSLARKNSIWPLPFATSCCGIEFMATAASHYDLARFGAERMSFSPRQCDLILVMGTIAKKMGPVLRQVYLQMAEPRWVMAVGACASSGGIFDTYSVLQGIDQVIPVDVYVPGCPPRPEAILDGFIKIQELVNAEGLRRRYSDQYKELLAGYGIQ; from the coding sequence ATGAGTCGTCCGGTACAATATAATACACACATCAAATTTGAGGGTATTCCGGAAGGATACATGGGGGAAGGGTTCATGGCAACCAACCTGGAAAAAGTGGTGAGCCTTGCCCGTAAAAATTCAATCTGGCCCCTGCCTTTTGCAACAAGCTGTTGCGGCATTGAGTTCATGGCCACGGCTGCCAGTCATTATGACCTGGCCAGGTTTGGTGCAGAGCGTATGAGCTTTTCTCCCCGCCAGTGTGATCTCATACTGGTGATGGGAACCATTGCAAAAAAAATGGGCCCTGTACTGCGGCAGGTTTACCTGCAAATGGCGGAGCCCCGTTGGGTAATGGCTGTTGGCGCCTGTGCATCATCCGGTGGGATATTTGACACCTACTCTGTTTTACAGGGCATCGACCAGGTGATACCCGTAGATGTATATGTGCCCGGTTGCCCGCCCAGGCCCGAAGCCATCCTGGATGGATTCATCAAGATACAGGAACTGGTGAATGCGGAAGGGCTGCGGAGAAGGTACAGTGATCAGTACAAGGAGTTGCTCGCCGGATACGGGATACAATAG
- the ndhC gene encoding NADH-quinone oxidoreductase subunit A → MDFFLLQANDVNNAVNYLPIGLQLLFAIGLIAAIIVGSDYLGPKRRTADKLQNFESGIEIKGNARQPMAVKYFLVAILFVLFDVEVIFFYPYAINFRELGWSGFAAVVVFVGLFITGLIYIFKKGALKWEE, encoded by the coding sequence ATGGACTTTTTTTTGTTACAGGCAAACGATGTGAACAACGCAGTAAATTACCTGCCCATTGGCCTCCAGTTACTTTTTGCCATTGGACTGATCGCAGCCATCATTGTAGGATCCGATTACCTGGGCCCCAAAAGAAGAACGGCTGATAAACTCCAGAATTTTGAGAGTGGAATAGAGATCAAAGGCAATGCACGCCAGCCCATGGCCGTAAAATATTTCCTTGTTGCCATTTTATTTGTCTTGTTTGATGTGGAAGTGATCTTCTTTTATCCGTATGCGATAAACTTCAGGGAACTGGGATGGAGCGGCTTTGCAGCCGTGGTGGTTTTTGTAGGCTTATTTATAACGGGGTTGATTTATATATTCAAGAAAGGCGCTTTGAAGTGGGAAGAATAA
- a CDS encoding nuclear transport factor 2 family protein, with the protein MQGKGELRLKRSLTILFLLLAVCCQAQTDEEKLRVTLKEFHQALVNRNTVSVNQQTDKALSYGHSNGWVETKAEMIRNLETGYISYQGFKEDSIKVAMNGNLASVRFVADITATMKGTASVYHLKVLEVWVRKSKRWVLFARQAVKN; encoded by the coding sequence ATGCAGGGCAAAGGCGAATTAAGATTGAAGAGATCATTGACGATATTGTTTTTACTTCTTGCTGTTTGTTGCCAGGCACAAACAGATGAAGAAAAATTAAGGGTGACGTTAAAAGAATTTCACCAGGCGCTGGTTAACCGGAATACGGTTTCCGTCAACCAGCAGACAGACAAGGCGCTGAGTTACGGGCACAGCAATGGCTGGGTGGAAACGAAAGCGGAGATGATCAGGAACCTGGAAACAGGATACATCAGTTACCAGGGTTTTAAAGAAGACAGTATAAAAGTTGCCATGAACGGGAACCTGGCCAGTGTGCGGTTTGTGGCAGATATAACAGCAACCATGAAAGGAACAGCCAGTGTGTATCATTTGAAAGTACTGGAAGTGTGGGTGAGGAAGAGCAAACGGTGGGTATTATTTGCAAGGCAGGCTGTAAAAAATTAA
- the nuoI gene encoding NADH-quinone oxidoreductase subunit NuoI translates to MQALTNRVKQVDRREMNFLERLYLVSIFKGMMITFMHMFKKKPTINYPEKTRPFSPVFRGLHILNRDEEGRENCTACGLCAVACPAEAITMEAAERQPGEENLYREEKYAARYEINMLRCIFCGLCEEACPKDAIYLSETFAPADYQRKQFVYNKNELLIPHPVDEPEAYKKALGNRVKREKVN, encoded by the coding sequence ATGCAAGCATTAACAAACAGGGTGAAACAGGTTGACCGCCGGGAGATGAATTTCCTGGAGCGGCTTTACCTCGTTTCTATTTTTAAAGGCATGATGATCACGTTCATGCACATGTTTAAGAAGAAACCCACGATCAATTATCCTGAAAAGACCCGTCCTTTCAGCCCGGTCTTTCGTGGACTGCACATATTGAACCGGGATGAAGAAGGAAGAGAGAACTGCACGGCCTGCGGATTGTGTGCCGTTGCCTGCCCGGCAGAAGCCATCACCATGGAAGCGGCAGAAAGACAACCGGGAGAGGAGAATTTATACCGGGAAGAAAAATATGCGGCCAGGTACGAGATCAATATGCTGCGTTGCATCTTTTGTGGCCTTTGCGAAGAAGCCTGCCCGAAAGACGCCATTTATTTAAGCGAAACCTTTGCGCCCGCCGATTACCAGCGCAAACAGTTTGTGTATAACAAAAACGAATTACTGATCCCTCATCCTGTAGATGAACCCGAAGCTTATAAAAAAGCATTGGGCAACCGGGTGAAAAGAGAAAAGGTTAATTAG
- a CDS encoding (2Fe-2S)-binding protein, whose amino-acid sequence MADEIKKEAPANFKVTIDNITIEVAPGTTILNAARQIGGDVTPPAMCYYSKLQGSGGKCRTCLVEVAAGSTADPRPMPKLVASCRTNVMDGMVVKNITSDKVTDARNGVVEFLLINHPLDCPICDQAGECHLQDLGYEHGKEGTRYEFKRRTFEKEDIGPYIQLHMTRCILCYRCTYVADQLTDKRVHGILDRGDHAEISTYISKAIDNDFSGNMIDVCPVGALTDKTFRFKNRVWFTRPVDAHRNCENPKCCGKATLWLRGDEVYRVTARKDQWGEVQSYDGKPGWICNTCRFDKKRTADWVVEGLTTISRHSVIGANKYATLEMPKDTIKEVMGGRDPKLLMNIHNVSGVNNPNIHLSEINRPAHLEDFAKSGDHVNGDGESTQWGLKKD is encoded by the coding sequence ATGGCAGACGAAATAAAAAAAGAAGCACCTGCGAATTTTAAAGTGACCATCGATAACATCACGATCGAAGTGGCGCCGGGTACTACTATATTAAATGCGGCCAGGCAGATCGGGGGTGATGTTACACCTCCGGCCATGTGTTATTACAGCAAGCTGCAGGGCAGTGGTGGTAAATGCCGTACCTGCCTGGTGGAAGTAGCCGCAGGTTCAACCGCCGACCCGAGGCCGATGCCGAAACTGGTTGCATCATGCCGCACCAATGTAATGGATGGTATGGTGGTGAAGAACATCACCAGTGATAAGGTAACCGATGCCAGGAACGGGGTGGTTGAATTCTTATTGATCAACCATCCGTTGGATTGTCCCATCTGCGACCAGGCCGGTGAATGTCATTTGCAGGACCTGGGATATGAGCATGGAAAGGAAGGTACCCGTTACGAATTTAAAAGAAGGACCTTCGAGAAAGAAGACATTGGCCCTTACATACAATTGCACATGACAAGGTGCATACTTTGTTATCGCTGCACCTATGTGGCAGACCAGTTGACGGATAAAAGGGTACATGGTATCCTGGACCGTGGCGATCATGCAGAAATATCAACCTATATTTCCAAAGCCATTGACAATGATTTCAGCGGAAACATGATCGATGTTTGCCCGGTAGGGGCTTTAACGGATAAAACATTCCGCTTCAAGAACAGGGTTTGGTTCACCAGGCCGGTGGATGCACACCGCAATTGCGAAAACCCGAAATGCTGTGGTAAAGCAACGCTGTGGTTACGTGGAGATGAAGTGTATCGTGTAACTGCCCGAAAAGACCAGTGGGGCGAAGTACAGAGCTATGACGGCAAACCGGGATGGATCTGTAACACATGCCGCTTTGATAAAAAGAGAACGGCAGATTGGGTGGTGGAAGGATTGACAACCATCAGCCGTCATTCGGTTATTGGCGCCAATAAATATGCAACACTGGAGATGCCAAAGGATACCATTAAAGAAGTGATGGGAGGAAGAGATCCGAAATTGCTGATGAACATACATAATGTGAGCGGGGTGAATAACCCTAACATTCATTTAAGTGAGATCAACAGGCCGGCACACCTGGAAGACTTCGCAAAATCGGGCGATCATGTAAATGGTGACGGGGAATCCACCCAGTGGGGTTTAAAAAAGGACTAA
- a CDS encoding NAD(P)H-dependent oxidoreductase subunit E — MNVEFSKEKLEKVNEIISRYPQGKHKSALLPVLHLAQEEFGGWLDVPVMDYVASLLKIEPIEVYEVASFYSMYNLKPVGKYMFEVCQTGPCMLNGSDNIIAYIKEKLNIGVGETTPDGMFTLKMVECLGACGYAPMMQLGKNYREHLTKEKVDAIIEECRAKAN; from the coding sequence ATGAATGTTGAGTTTTCGAAAGAGAAATTAGAAAAGGTTAACGAGATCATTTCCCGTTACCCGCAGGGCAAACATAAAAGCGCCCTCCTTCCTGTATTGCACCTGGCGCAGGAAGAATTCGGCGGCTGGCTGGATGTGCCGGTGATGGATTACGTGGCCTCGCTTTTGAAAATAGAACCGATCGAAGTGTATGAAGTGGCCAGCTTTTACAGCATGTATAATTTAAAGCCGGTTGGTAAATATATGTTCGAAGTTTGCCAAACCGGGCCCTGCATGCTGAACGGCAGCGACAACATCATTGCCTATATAAAAGAGAAACTGAACATCGGGGTAGGCGAAACCACGCCCGACGGAATGTTCACCTTAAAAATGGTAGAGTGCCTGGGCGCCTGCGGGTATGCACCCATGATGCAGCTGGGCAAAAATTACCGGGAGCATCTCACCAAAGAGAAAGTGGATGCCATCATTGAGGAATGCAGGGCAAAGGCGAATTAA
- the nuoF gene encoding NADH-quinone oxidoreductase subunit NuoF, whose product MARKLLLEKAQVEGIRFYDVYRREGGYRSVEKALKMAPVDIVEEVKKSGLRGRGGAGFPTGMKWSFIAKPEGVPRHLVCNADESEPGTFKDRYLMEFIPHILIEGMIVSSFALGSHVSYIYIRGEYAWIVDILEQAIAEAKQNGFLGKNILGTGFDCEIYVHRGAGAYICGEETALLESLEGKRGNPRIKPPFPAVKGVWDRPTVVNNVETLAAVVPIINDGGEEYAKIGIGKSTGTKLMSACGNINKPGVYEIDMTISVEEFIYSDEYCGGIPNGRKLKACIPGGSSVPILPANLLLTTAKGEKRLMNYESLSDGGFATGSMMGSGGFIVLDDSQCVVKHTYTLARFYRHESCGQCSPCREGTGWMEKILMNIDNGKGKMSDIDLLWDIQRKIEGNTICPLGDAAAWPVAAAIRHFRDEFEWHVKNPAECLKTNYGLAHYADPIHVPVPA is encoded by the coding sequence ATGGCAAGAAAACTATTATTAGAAAAAGCACAGGTGGAGGGCATCCGCTTTTACGACGTTTACCGCCGTGAAGGAGGTTACCGCAGCGTGGAGAAGGCCCTGAAGATGGCGCCTGTTGATATCGTGGAAGAGGTAAAGAAGAGCGGCCTGCGGGGCAGGGGTGGCGCCGGTTTTCCTACCGGCATGAAATGGAGTTTCATTGCAAAGCCGGAAGGGGTGCCACGTCACCTGGTATGCAATGCGGATGAGAGCGAACCCGGAACTTTTAAGGACCGTTATCTGATGGAATTCATTCCGCATATATTGATCGAAGGCATGATCGTTTCATCCTTCGCTCTTGGCTCCCATGTTTCCTACATATATATACGTGGCGAGTATGCCTGGATCGTGGACATCCTGGAACAGGCGATCGCGGAAGCAAAGCAAAATGGATTTTTAGGAAAGAATATCTTAGGTACCGGTTTCGATTGTGAGATATATGTTCATCGCGGCGCCGGCGCTTATATCTGTGGCGAAGAAACAGCCCTGCTGGAATCACTGGAAGGCAAAAGGGGCAATCCCAGGATCAAGCCGCCATTCCCGGCCGTGAAGGGTGTTTGGGACAGGCCAACCGTAGTGAATAACGTAGAGACATTGGCGGCTGTGGTTCCCATCATCAACGATGGCGGCGAGGAGTATGCAAAGATCGGCATTGGAAAAAGCACCGGAACAAAACTGATGAGTGCCTGTGGCAACATCAATAAGCCCGGTGTGTATGAGATTGACATGACCATCTCCGTGGAAGAATTTATTTACAGCGATGAATATTGTGGCGGCATTCCCAACGGAAGGAAACTGAAAGCCTGTATCCCGGGCGGATCATCGGTTCCCATTCTACCTGCTAATTTATTGCTGACAACAGCCAAAGGGGAAAAAAGACTGATGAATTATGAAAGCCTGAGTGATGGCGGCTTTGCAACCGGCAGTATGATGGGCTCGGGTGGGTTCATTGTATTGGATGACAGCCAGTGCGTGGTAAAGCATACGTATACGTTGGCAAGATTCTACCGTCATGAAAGCTGCGGGCAATGTTCACCTTGCCGGGAAGGAACCGGGTGGATGGAAAAAATATTAATGAATATAGACAATGGTAAAGGAAAGATGAGTGATATTGACCTGCTTTGGGATATTCAGCGGAAGATCGAAGGGAATACGATCTGCCCCCTGGGGGATGCAGCAGCCTGGCCGGTAGCGGCAGCGATCAGGCATTTCAGGGATGAGTTTGAGTGGCATGTGAAAAATCCGGCAGAGTGTTTGAAAACGAATTATGGACTGGCGCATTATGCGGATCCGATCCATGTGCCAGTACCGGCTTAA
- a CDS encoding NADH-quinone oxidoreductase subunit D, producing the protein MSEHILLPEGSIEKQTTTLNLGPTHPATHGVFQNILELDGERILKSTSTIGYIHRAFEKIAERRPLYQITPLTDRLNYCSSPINNMGWHLTCEKLLGVKTPKRVDYLRVIIMELSRISDHLICNSIVGVDTGAFTGFLYVMQYRELIYEIYEEICGSRLTTTIGRIGGFERNFTPAAFQKLEKFLKEYPRVLKEFENLFTRNRIFMDRTIGCGPISAERALNYGFTGPNLRAAGVDYDVRVHTPYSSYEDFDFIIPVGTTGDCYDRFLVRNEEMWQSLSIIEQAYQKVQEFKGAEAEVFHADAPAYYLPEKKDVYTKMEALIYHFKIVMGETDIPAGEVYSAVEGANGELGFYLISDGGRTPYRLHFRRPCFIYYQAFEELVKGGMLSDAIITMSSLNLIAGEMDA; encoded by the coding sequence ATGAGTGAACATATCTTATTACCGGAAGGAAGTATTGAAAAGCAGACCACCACGCTGAACCTGGGGCCCACACACCCGGCTACGCATGGTGTGTTTCAGAATATCCTGGAACTGGATGGGGAACGTATATTGAAATCAACTTCTACCATCGGGTATATTCACCGGGCATTTGAAAAGATAGCCGAACGCAGGCCACTTTACCAGATCACCCCGCTGACCGACCGGCTGAACTACTGCTCATCACCCATCAATAACATGGGCTGGCACCTCACCTGCGAAAAACTGCTGGGTGTAAAAACGCCCAAACGGGTTGATTATTTACGGGTGATCATCATGGAACTATCCCGGATCTCAGATCACCTGATCTGCAACTCCATTGTGGGTGTGGATACCGGCGCTTTCACCGGGTTCTTGTATGTAATGCAATACCGTGAACTTATCTATGAGATCTATGAAGAAATATGCGGCTCCCGTCTTACTACTACTATTGGGCGTATTGGCGGTTTTGAAAGGAATTTCACTCCTGCGGCCTTCCAAAAACTCGAAAAATTCCTGAAAGAATATCCCCGGGTGTTGAAAGAATTCGAGAACCTGTTCACCCGCAACCGGATATTCATGGACCGTACCATCGGCTGCGGGCCGATCTCTGCCGAACGGGCATTGAATTATGGGTTCACCGGTCCGAATTTAAGGGCGGCAGGTGTTGATTACGATGTTCGTGTGCATACGCCGTACAGCAGTTACGAAGATTTTGATTTTATAATACCGGTGGGAACGACGGGTGATTGTTACGACCGTTTCCTGGTACGTAATGAAGAGATGTGGCAAAGCCTGAGTATCATTGAACAGGCCTACCAGAAGGTACAGGAGTTCAAAGGTGCTGAAGCGGAAGTCTTTCATGCCGATGCTCCTGCGTATTACTTGCCCGAGAAAAAAGATGTATACACCAAAATGGAAGCGCTCATCTATCACTTCAAGATCGTGATGGGAGAGACAGATATTCCGGCCGGTGAAGTATACAGTGCGGTTGAAGGAGCGAATGGTGAGCTGGGCTTCTACCTGATCAGTGATGGGGGAAGAACACCTTACCGCCTGCATTTCCGCCGGCCCTGTTTTATCTATTACCAGGCATTTGAAGAACTGGTAAAAGGAGGCATGCTGAGCGATGCGATCATTACCATGAGCAGCCTGAACCTGATCGCCGGGGAGATGGACGCATAA
- the nuoH gene encoding NADH-quinone oxidoreductase subunit NuoH, with the protein MLLAIDWLLIVEKLVLIVIVVMASLLIAMYATYAERKVAAVLQDRRGPNRAGPFGILQPVADGLKLFFKEEIIPNFSSKFLFILGPSLAMLTAIMTGAVVPWGNTVYFFDREISLQIADVNVGILYVFAVVSMGVYGIMIGGWASNNKYSLMGGLRAASQIISYELPMGISLIALLMVTGTLSLKEMVLQQQDGLWNIVYQPLGFLIFLICAFAECNRTPFDLAEAENELIGGYHTEYSSMKLGFYLFSEYINMFVSSVIMATLFFGGYDIPFLNEADYNQNWMALFGIMMLMAKVVCFIFLFMWVRWTIPRFRYDQLMNLGWRVLIPLALVNMLVTGALVLLKANNWHF; encoded by the coding sequence ATGCTTTTAGCGATCGATTGGCTTTTAATAGTGGAGAAACTGGTCCTCATCGTCATAGTGGTGATGGCATCGCTGCTCATTGCCATGTATGCCACCTATGCTGAAAGAAAAGTGGCTGCGGTTTTACAGGACAGGCGTGGACCAAACCGGGCCGGGCCTTTTGGAATATTGCAGCCGGTTGCAGACGGGTTGAAATTGTTTTTCAAAGAAGAGATCATTCCCAATTTTTCTTCCAAATTCCTCTTCATTCTCGGCCCTTCCCTGGCCATGCTTACGGCCATCATGACCGGCGCCGTGGTTCCCTGGGGAAATACCGTATATTTCTTCGACCGGGAGATCTCTTTGCAGATCGCGGATGTGAACGTAGGTATCTTATATGTTTTTGCGGTGGTGAGCATGGGTGTGTATGGCATCATGATCGGTGGCTGGGCAAGCAATAACAAATATTCGTTAATGGGCGGATTGCGGGCCGCATCACAGATCATCAGTTATGAACTGCCCATGGGGATTTCGCTGATCGCCCTTCTGATGGTAACCGGTACGCTCAGTTTGAAAGAGATGGTGCTGCAGCAACAGGACGGTTTATGGAACATCGTTTATCAGCCACTGGGGTTTTTGATATTCCTCATTTGTGCGTTTGCAGAATGTAACCGTACCCCATTCGACCTGGCCGAAGCAGAGAATGAACTGATCGGTGGTTATCATACGGAGTACTCATCCATGAAACTGGGCTTCTATCTTTTTTCTGAGTACATCAATATGTTTGTGAGCAGCGTGATCATGGCTACGTTGTTCTTTGGCGGATACGATATACCATTCCTGAACGAAGCGGATTATAACCAGAACTGGATGGCATTGTTTGGGATAATGATGCTGATGGCAAAAGTAGTTTGCTTCATCTTCCTGTTCATGTGGGTACGGTGGACCATTCCAAGATTCCGGTACGACCAGTTGATGAACCTGGGATGGAGGGTATTGATCCCGTTGGCATTGGTAAATATGCTGGTGACAGGAGCGTTGGTTTTGTTGAAAGCAAACAACTGGCATTTTTAA
- a CDS encoding NADH-quinone oxidoreductase subunit C: protein MMLNNEIIKLKLTEKFGDQLTNWEEPYGMLTFTAPRDLNLKVLQFLYDDAELKFQFLTDLQAVHYPDRKGEELAVVYHLHNLVDNIRIRFKVFADIEKPDVFSATALYRSANHMERETYDFFGMNFIGHPNLKRILNVDEMDYFPMRKQYPVEDQSRIDKDDEMFGRE from the coding sequence TTGATGCTGAATAACGAAATAATAAAACTAAAATTAACTGAAAAATTCGGCGACCAGTTGACCAACTGGGAGGAGCCTTATGGTATGCTCACCTTCACTGCCCCCAGGGACCTCAATTTAAAAGTACTCCAGTTTTTATACGATGATGCAGAGTTGAAATTCCAATTCTTAACCGACCTGCAGGCGGTTCATTATCCGGACAGGAAAGGAGAAGAACTGGCGGTGGTGTATCATTTGCATAACCTGGTTGACAATATACGGATCCGGTTTAAGGTATTTGCAGATATTGAAAAGCCCGATGTATTCAGTGCAACGGCGTTGTACAGGTCGGCCAATCATATGGAAAGGGAGACCTATGACTTTTTTGGTATGAATTTTATCGGCCATCCCAACCTGAAAAGGATATTGAATGTGGATGAGATGGATTATTTCCCGATGCGGAAACAATACCCGGTGGAGGACCAGTCGAGGATCGATAAGGATGATGAGATGTTTGGAAGAGAATAA
- a CDS encoding substrate-binding domain-containing protein, with protein MYSLKNGTIHISVDESFRPVIEEQIKVFERSFPGAKILAEYKTEANCFKDFFSDTANRMIIVTRGLTDEEDRYYKDSLNYSPRWNTLAYDAITILVNSKSSDTLFTMERLKAQLSGKMNRDQKVVFDGLNATSTVRFVLDSILKGEQFDTSVVKAVKSSQDVISYVSSNENAVGFVGISWIGNPEDTAQVNMLNKVKIAYVSCSVCPDSPYVKPMQASILTRRYPLVRGLYYVVKEGYDGVGMGFSNFMRNERGQLIFKRAYLGTIMDFEIRNVKINKKL; from the coding sequence ATGTACTCGTTGAAAAACGGGACCATCCACATCAGCGTGGATGAATCCTTCCGGCCGGTGATCGAAGAGCAGATAAAGGTCTTTGAACGGTCCTTTCCCGGGGCAAAGATACTGGCCGAATATAAGACAGAGGCAAACTGCTTTAAGGATTTCTTTTCCGACACGGCAAACCGGATGATCATTGTAACCAGGGGGCTCACGGATGAAGAAGACCGGTATTATAAAGACAGCCTGAATTATTCACCCCGGTGGAACACACTTGCCTACGATGCCATCACCATCCTTGTAAACAGCAAAAGCAGTGATACTTTGTTTACAATGGAGCGGCTGAAAGCCCAGTTATCGGGTAAAATGAACAGGGACCAGAAAGTAGTATTCGACGGGTTGAATGCAACCAGTACTGTACGCTTTGTACTCGACAGTATCCTGAAGGGAGAGCAATTTGATACCAGTGTGGTGAAAGCTGTAAAAAGCAGCCAGGATGTTATCAGCTATGTTTCGTCAAATGAGAACGCAGTGGGTTTTGTAGGAATAAGCTGGATCGGTAACCCGGAAGATACGGCCCAGGTGAATATGTTAAACAAAGTAAAAATTGCGTACGTTTCCTGCAGTGTTTGCCCGGACTCTCCTTATGTAAAACCAATGCAGGCCAGCATTCTCACCAGGCGGTACCCTTTGGTACGTGGTTTGTATTACGTAGTAAAAGAAGGGTATGATGGCGTGGGAATGGGGTTTTCGAATTTTATGCGGAATGAACGGGGCCAGCTGATCTTCAAAAGGGCGTACCTGGGTACCATAATGGATTTTGAGATACGGAATGTGAAGATCAATAAAAAATTATAG